A segment of the Sporocytophaga myxococcoides genome:
GATCATTCTGTAATGATTATTGGCCACCAAAAAGGAAGAAATACCAAACAAAGACAATTGAGAAACTTTGGAATGGCTAACCCTGAAGGCTACAGAAAAGCCCTTCGCCTTATGAAAATGGCAGAAAAGTTTGATGTGCCTATTGTTACATTTATTGATACTCCCGGAGCTTTCCCTGGTCTTGAAGCAGAGGAAAGAGGCCAGGCCGAGGCTATAGCCAGAAATATTAAAGAGATGTTTCTGCTAAAAGTGCCGGTAATATGTATCATAATTGGTGAAGGAGCCTCAGGGGGAGCTTTAGGTATTGCAATTGGAGACAAGGTGTTAATGCTGGAAAATACCTGGTATTCGGTTATATCTCCGGAATCCTGTTCATCCATTTTATGGAGAAGCTGGGACTATAAAGAGCAGGCTGCTGAAGCTTTAAAACTTACAGCAACCGATATGCATAAAAATAAAATGGTTGATGATATTATCAAAGAACCTCTTGGCGGCGCTCACGTAGACCCTGTTGGAACAGCTAAAAAAATCAGAAAAGTAATACTTGATAGCATAGATGAATTATCAAAGTTTTCATCTGAAGAAAGAATAGCTCAAAGAATTGAAAAATTTGGTGCAATGGGAGTCTTTGTTGAATAATTCAATTTTCTGAAGAAATATTAAAAGCTGTTTAGGAAACAATTAGGACCTAAACAGCTTTTTGTTTTTTATAAATATCCGATAAAATAACATTACTTTTTAGATCAATTATTCATGAATTTACACGTAATAAATACAGGATTTTTTAAACTTGATGGCGGAGCTATGTTTGGTGTAGTGCCTAAAACACTTTGGCAAAAAACTAATCCGGCCGATGAGAAAAATTTATGCACCTGGGCTATGCGTTGTCTTCTTATAGAAGATGGGAATAAACTCATATTAATAGATACAGGAATTGGAGATAAACAGGATGATAATTTTTTACGCCATTACTATTTGCATGGTGAAGATACTCTGATTAAATCTATTCATAAGGCAGGTTT
Coding sequences within it:
- a CDS encoding acetyl-CoA carboxylase carboxyltransferase subunit alpha; this translates as MLLDFEKPIAELEAKLIDMKLLAQENNVDVSSAVKSLEEKIKTLKKETYSNLTRWQRVQLSRHPDRPYTLDYINAIADKFIELHGDRSVKDDKAMVGGLAQVGDHSVMIIGHQKGRNTKQRQLRNFGMANPEGYRKALRLMKMAEKFDVPIVTFIDTPGAFPGLEAEERGQAEAIARNIKEMFLLKVPVICIIIGEGASGGALGIAIGDKVLMLENTWYSVISPESCSSILWRSWDYKEQAAEALKLTATDMHKNKMVDDIIKEPLGGAHVDPVGTAKKIRKVILDSIDELSKFSSEERIAQRIEKFGAMGVFVE